From the genome of Actinomycetota bacterium, one region includes:
- a CDS encoding SCP2 sterol-binding domain-containing protein, which yields MADVKLAPGADEVAMAVMLSDMLKANIEKPEKLKEFNRLKARVYIHAVDAETEITMDFNRGSLTVYGGREGTPDLSIETDAASLLDLANINIKYGMPWYFDETGMAVVKKLLKRELKIKGMFTHLGALTRLTKIMSLN from the coding sequence ATGGCGGATGTCAAGCTAGCGCCCGGCGCCGACGAGGTGGCCATGGCGGTGATGCTCTCGGACATGCTCAAGGCCAACATCGAGAAACCGGAGAAGCTCAAGGAGTTCAACCGGCTCAAGGCGCGCGTCTATATCCACGCCGTGGACGCGGAGACGGAGATCACCATGGACTTCAACCGGGGTAGCCTGACCGTTTACGGCGGCAGGGAAGGCACCCCCGACCTCTCCATCGAGACCGACGCCGCCTCCCTGCTCGACCTGGCCAACATCAACATCAAGTACGGCATGCCCTGGTACTTCGACGAGACGGGCATGGCGGTGGTGAAGAAGCTCCTCAAGCGGGAGCTGAAGATCAAGGGGATGTTCACGCACCTGGGAGCCCTTACCAGGCTCACCAAGATCATGTCCCTGAACTGA